CATTGCCGTTGCGTGCGAACGCGACTTATATAGTGGCCTGCGCGATACGTTTCCTTTGCCGGTTATTGGTGTATTTAATGAAACACCAAGCGGTCCTTGCATCGATACGACGGTCAATACGGCGCAAATCAGTATCGCGTTGGAAAGCCTGTTGCAAAGCACCCCGCAATCCAACTCAAAAAACGTTTGACTTCCCCCGCTCAACTCATATATAAAGCTCTCCGTCGCGGGAATAGCTCAGCTGGTAGAGCACAACCTTGCCAAGGTTGGGGTCGCGGGTTCGAGTCCCGTTTCCCGCTCCATCTATTTGTCAGGCGGCATGGCCAAGTGGTAAGGCAGAGGACTGCAAATCCTTTATCCCCAGTTCAAATCTGGGTGCCGCCTCCAAAAACTTTTCTCGTAGATTCATTCTTCATTGAGCCCGGGTGGCGAAATAGGTAGACGCACAGGACTTAAAATCCTGAGAGCTTTACGCTCGTACCGGTTCGATTCCGGTCCCGGGTACCACTTTTAGCCAGTCCGCGTGATTGCATTCTCCTTTTACTTGCCGTATACTTCGACGTTCTTTGAAAATACCCTGTGAGTATTGCACCCTGTGCCTATTCACGCCATTTGATGAAAGATAACGAGGAGAGTCCCATGGCCTTCATTGAAATTGAAAAGTGTCTCGAAAATCCCGATTTTCTGAACAGCCGCTTTATGCTCACGAATCTCGCCGCCAAACGCGCCGCTGATTTGATATTAATGAAAGACCACCCGTTGATTGAAGATTCACGCTTTCGCAAGCCGACAACGTTAGCTCTTGAAGAAGTTATGACCGGAAAAATCACCCTTATCTACCGTGAGTTACAAAAGGTTTAACGTGAACGTTCTTCTTGGCATATCGGGTTCCATCGCGGCGTACAAGGCCGCAGATCTGGCACGTCTTTTTATCAAGCGTGGTGATTCTGTCGTCTGCTGTACCACCCCGAATGCGCTGAATTTCGTTACGCCATTGACACTCGAATCGCTGACGGGAAATGCCGTGTATCGCGATGAATTTGCACTCGATCACGCCAGAGGGGTTGAGCACATCGGTTTAGCGAAATGGTGCGATATCTTTATCATCGCACCAGCGACGGCCAGCCTTATCGCAAAACTTGCCCACGGCATTGCCGACAACCCTGTCGCGACCCTCTATCTGGCCTGTCGCGCACCTATTCTCCTTGCTCCCGCCATGAATACGGCCATGCTTGAACATCGTGCCACGCAACGCAATCTTGCCACGCTGCGTGCCGATGGCGTTACCATTATTGAACCTGCCTGTGGACTTTTAGCGTGCAACGATATTGGCAAAGGGAAATTAGCGGAAGTATCTGATATTTTTGCGGCAGCCCTGCGGTTGACACACCCTGCGCGTCAGCAATATGCAGGGAAAAAAGTGCTCATAACTGCCGGTCCAACCCGTGAGCGGATTGATCCGGTGCGTTACCTCTCGAATTTCTCATCCGGAAAAATGGGTTTTGCCCTCGCACGTGCTTTTGCCAATCGTGGCGCTGATGTTACGCTGATTGCAGGGCCTGTTGCTTTGGCGACGCCGTTTGGTGTGAAGCGCATTGATGTTGAAAGTGCGAGCGAAATGGCGAATGCAGTTTTTGCGCATGCACTTCGATCTGATATTATCATCAAAGCCGCTGCGGTAGCCGACTATCGCCCTGCTTTGGCGGCGCAGCAAAAGTGCAAAAAAGGGACGACTCAGGCGCTGCATACCATTGAACTCACCGAAAATATCGATATCCTCCATACGCTGTGCCAGCAAAAACAGGCGGGGCAGTATATCGTCGGCTTTGCGGCAGAAACGGAAAACCTTCTCGAACATGCCCAGCAAAAATTGCAGCGCAAAGGAGCAGATATGATTGTTGCGAATCAGGTTGGTGGAAGCGCTGCCGTCTTTGGGAGCGACCAGAACGCTATTTCTCTCGTCACTTCCACTGGTGTTATCGCAACGGCGGCGGGCAGTAAAGACGACGTTGCTGAAACGATCGCAGAACAGATACACATATGCCTCACTTTACACCCCAACAAATAGCGTTCACGCTTCTCAGTCGCTACCAGCTCCAAGGAGGAGCTTTTCTGGCGTATTCACATCACCCGAATACATTACGCTTGCCGCTTGCCCCGATGCGTGTAGCGCACACGCCCCCTGCCCCGTCACAGGCTCCAACCCGTTCATATGACCGCGTGCCGCCTATGACTACCAAGCCAGCCGCGCAGACTCCGCCGAAGGAAGCGCATGTGCTCGCAATTCCCGAAAACGACAGTTGGGAGCAACTCGAACGTGATCTTGCTGATTGCCAAGGGTGCAAACTCGCAACACTTGGCCGCAGTTCGATTGTCATAGGTGCGGGGAATCGCCACGCTTCGATTTGCCTCGTCGGGGAGGGGCCGGGATTTGAGGAAGATCGTCAAGGAAAGCCTTTTGTCGGAGCAAGCGGGCAGAAGCTAGATCAAATCATGCGCGCCATCGGATGGCAGCGTGATGAACTGTATATTTGCAATGTGATTAAATGTCGTCCGCCGCAAAACCGTGACCCGCAGTTAGACGAAATGACCGTCTGTGCTCATTTTCTGAAGCGGCAGTTGGCATTGCTGAAGCCCACCATTATTCTTGCGTTAGGGCGGTTTGCGGGAAATTTTTTTTGGGGAACCATGGCTACGCCAAAAACCATGAACCAGATGCGACAAAAAATTCTTTCATACCACAGCGCGAAAGTTATCTGCACCTATCATCCCTCGGCATTACTGCGTAACGAAACGCTCCGTCGTCCGGTTTGGGAAGACGTGCGCGCGCTACATAATCTGCATTCGCAACTCAAGGGCGAAGCACTCAAGTATAACAAAATGTCACTGATCTATCCGGAAGTAAGCGACGCGTAGTACTTGCTTTTTGCGCCCTCTTAGCGTCTCAGCTAATGAGACTTTCTCTTAGAAATCAATTGCTTCTCACGGCTCTTCTGTGCCATTATTCGCTGCTATACACTTTTCAAGAAGTCGTGCTGTGTTTATTATAAACATATTTTGCATTCTGTTTTCTATTTGCGGCTGCGGTCGTGAATGCTAGAAGTTTCATCTGGGGAATGAACATGCTCTCTTCTCTCTTCAAAAAAACTTCCTCACAAAGCCCGACATTGCTGGGAATAGAGATTTCTCCGCAAGGGGTTGCTCTCGCCGAAATTGACCACAGCACAACACCTCATCGTCTGAGTCATTGCCAGTTTCACCCACTTGCCAAAGGGGAAAAAGCAGTTGATGTGCTCGCTAAACATGTCCAACAGCAGGCTCTTCAGCGCCATGCTTGTTCCGTTGTGCTTCACCCATCGCAATACCAGTTGATTTTTGTTGACCGTCCAGAGGAAATCCCGAATGACGAACTGGCTGAAGCGCTTCGCTGGCGGATTAAGGATCTGATTCAAATGCCCGTGAACGAGGCCGTCATTGATTTTGTCTCGCTGCCTGATGATGCGTTTCGCGGCCGCATGCAGATGGTATACGTTGCTATTGCGCAACAGAAATTCATCCACGAAACGATAGAGATGATAAAGAATGTCGGGCTGGAGCTTCGTTATATTGACATAGCGGAAATGGCATTGCGAAACCTTGCTCTTCTCTTACCCGAACAAGAGCGCGGTTTCGGCATTATCCATATGGAAAGTGAAGGGGGCATGATTAACCTGATGGAGCGCGACGCCCTTTACTTGAGTCGCCGTGGCGAAAGCGGACTGCTTTCGCTGAAAAAAAAAGAGGAACCCGCTGCGCCAGAACCCGACTCTGCTTTTCCAGTTTTTGCTACGATGGCCACTGCCAACCCTGCCGACGCCCTACTCCTTGAGCTGCAACGCTCACTTGACTATTACGAAAGTCAGCTTGGCAAGGGGGGAGTCGGTTCCTTGTACTTTACCCCTACCGACAGCGAGATCCCGACACAACACTTGAGCGAGCGGCTTGGACTGCCGGTCAGTGAGCTGAATCTCGGGGACTACCTTCAGATTTCGGATGACTGCCCGAAAGCGCTCCAGCAACAATGTATCCGTGCTATCGGGGCGGCATTGCGCCGGAAGGAACCTTTATGAAGCAGGAAATTAATCTTTACCTTGAACAATTTCGCCCCAAGCCAATCCCATTTCCCGCCAAGCGCGTCTTTGGTATTGCCGCGCTCTGTCTTGTGGTTATCCTCGCCGCTACCGCAGCGCAGTGGTACCACACACAAACACTGGCAACGCAGCAGCAACACTGGCAGGAGCAACGGGCGGCAGCGGAGCAAAAAGTGGCCGAATATACCAAGCTCTATCCAGCGCCCATCACCGATAAAGGTCTGGCTGGCCGCATCAACATGATGGGCAACACGACGATCTATCAGGAACGCCTTCTGGCGGAACTCGAAATAGCACGAGATCATCAATCGCGAT
This sequence is a window from Chrysiogenes arsenatis DSM 11915. Protein-coding genes within it:
- the rpoZ gene encoding DNA-directed RNA polymerase subunit omega, producing the protein MAFIEIEKCLENPDFLNSRFMLTNLAAKRAADLILMKDHPLIEDSRFRKPTTLALEEVMTGKITLIYRELQKV
- the coaBC gene encoding bifunctional phosphopantothenoylcysteine decarboxylase/phosphopantothenate--cysteine ligase CoaBC; this encodes MNVLLGISGSIAAYKAADLARLFIKRGDSVVCCTTPNALNFVTPLTLESLTGNAVYRDEFALDHARGVEHIGLAKWCDIFIIAPATASLIAKLAHGIADNPVATLYLACRAPILLAPAMNTAMLEHRATQRNLATLRADGVTIIEPACGLLACNDIGKGKLAEVSDIFAAALRLTHPARQQYAGKKVLITAGPTRERIDPVRYLSNFSSGKMGFALARAFANRGADVTLIAGPVALATPFGVKRIDVESASEMANAVFAHALRSDIIIKAAAVADYRPALAAQQKCKKGTTQALHTIELTENIDILHTLCQQKQAGQYIVGFAAETENLLEHAQQKLQRKGADMIVANQVGGSAAVFGSDQNAISLVTSTGVIATAAGSKDDVAETIAEQIHICLTLHPNK
- a CDS encoding uracil-DNA glycosylase codes for the protein MRVAHTPPAPSQAPTRSYDRVPPMTTKPAAQTPPKEAHVLAIPENDSWEQLERDLADCQGCKLATLGRSSIVIGAGNRHASICLVGEGPGFEEDRQGKPFVGASGQKLDQIMRAIGWQRDELYICNVIKCRPPQNRDPQLDEMTVCAHFLKRQLALLKPTIILALGRFAGNFFWGTMATPKTMNQMRQKILSYHSAKVICTYHPSALLRNETLRRPVWEDVRALHNLHSQLKGEALKYNKMSLIYPEVSDA